From the Primulina tabacum isolate GXHZ01 chromosome 15, ASM2559414v2, whole genome shotgun sequence genome, one window contains:
- the LOC142527067 gene encoding uncharacterized protein LOC142527067, with product MAPHRDITFGENFTKNNVVTQKSSSFPMETLRRTLSDISLELINQETLNSNTSKDNLSSISEVEDAKCEGCGICEECTPEYVKRVREKFSGLMVCGLCSEAVKEEMEKNGGKLEEALRAHVYTCARFNRLGRAYPVLCQAEAMREMFKKNRAKSLSSRDKSSTSQNKSGITRSSSCIPDYYNGN from the coding sequence ATGGCCCCTCATAGGGATATCACATTTGGTGAAAACTTCACAAAAAACAACGTCGTTACTCAAAAATCCTCCAGCTTCCCGATGGAAACCTTACGTCGAACTTTGTCGGACATTTCACTCGAACTCATAAACCAAGAAACCTTAAACTCAAACACAAGCAAGGACAACCTATCATCCATATCGGAGGTAGAGGATGCCAAGTGCGAGGGCTGCGGTATATGCGAGGAGTGTACTCCTGAGTACGTGAAAAGGGTGCGTGAAAAGTTCTCCGGGCTCATGGTTTGTGGGCTTTGCTCAGAGGCTGTGAAAGAAGAGATGGAAAAGAATGGCGGGAAACTAGAGGAGGCTTTGCGTGCCCATGTCTACACTTGTGCAAGGTTCAATCGCCTCGGCAGGGCATACCCTGTGCTTTGCCAAGCTGAAGCCATGAGAGAGATGTTCAAGAAGAACAGGGCAAAATCTCTTAGCTCTAGGGACAAGAGTTCTACATCACAGAACAAAAGTGGCATCACTAGGAGCTCCAGTTGTATTCCGGATTATTACAATGGAAACTAA